Proteins encoded in a region of the Vicia villosa cultivar HV-30 ecotype Madison, WI linkage group LG5, Vvil1.0, whole genome shotgun sequence genome:
- the LOC131605290 gene encoding uncharacterized protein LOC131605290: MAHVRLIGNNTSLHASSSMVDLCLLKSLRILLNYFCAPKIIEVLWQPPVLDWVKCNCDGSFDNNSIGCGGIFAEPTSDPNSLHAEFSAVFRAIELARDRAWLKLCIE, encoded by the coding sequence atggctcaTGTCCGTTTGATTGGAAACAATACTTCTTTGCATGCTTCTTCCTCCATGGTTGATTTATGTCTTCTAAAATCTTTGCGGATTTTGTTGAATTACTTTTGCGCTCCCAAAATTATTGAAGTCCTTTGGCAACCCCCTGTTCTAGACTGGGTTAAGTGTAATTGCGACGGTTCGTTTGATAACAATTCTATTGGTTGTGGCGGCATCTTCGCCGAGCCTACTTCGGATCCTAATTCCTTACATGCAGAATTCTCTGCGGTTTTTAGAGCCATTGAGTTAGCTAGAGATAGAGCATGGTTGAAACTTTGTATTGAGTGA
- the LOC131602249 gene encoding uncharacterized protein LOC131602249, translating into MEEETKVISEVPVTKVVEVDHKDFDIKKTNGDLPAKEIAEGKKDEEDNASDGEFIKVEKEENVADETSNKTERSSEPPSREFLEAQEKVRELEVEVKTLAESLKTSEHENAALKGEVSETKEKLKESGKKTEELEVSHKKLQEQIVEAENKYNLQASTHEEALRSQEVKQKEILEVKEAFDDLNVKLESSRKKTQELEHELRVSKDEAQKFEELHKQSISQAESEGNKVIEFERLLEEAKSSAKGLENEIASLKEELKGVNDKVAEKEKVEEALKTTAAELSTIQDELALSKTQVSEVEQRLSSRDSLVDELTKELNLIKTSETQIKEDLSALQNLFVSTKEELKEKDSELESARLKLQEEETSRESIQVSFKSQEAQFLSVQEELTKLNAEKKRLEETFEDLTVNAKHFKELSADLEEKLKLSEENFSKTDSLLSQALSNNSELELKVKSLEDLHNEAGSVAATATQRSIELEGHVEATNAAAEEAKSQLRELETRFITVEQKNVELEQQLNSVQSKASEAERDVIEYSEKISHLDAKLKEAEEAKNLLNGLLQEHTDKVSQLESDLNQSIKQKSQLEEELKKLTDKCSEHEDRATSYNQRSLELEDLIQSSHSKSESAEKRVSELELLLETEKYRIQELEQQTSALEKKYNDSEENSNKHLENVSYLTSELEVFQARTSTLESSLQEANEREKELKDSLNAATDEKKKLEDSLNSLSEKFSEAENLLEIVRDDLNLTQVKLQNTENDLKAAELRESEIREKLNATEEHLVVKGRDIEHTTARNLELESLHESVTRDSEQKLQEAIEKFNSKDSEVQSLLEKIKILEENIAGAGEESASLKSEFEESLSKLASLQSENEDLKTKIIEAENKTSQSFSENELLVGTNTQLKSKIDELQESLNSVLSEKEVTAQELVSHKSLVAELNDVQSKSSAIHSTNEARILELESQLQEALQKHTEKESETKELNEKLNTLEGQIKLYEEQAREAAATSETRKAELEENLVKLKHLETVLEELQNKSLHHEKESAGVKEENSKLVQEIAVYESKLTDLQSKLTAEVAEKDKIFNETLSLKNAAEDLVTKLSEEVQTLKSQISSAIDEKNLLNETNQSLKKQLESMILDLEEKLKEHQKNEDSLRSEVETLKVEIAEKSVLQSRLQEIEAQLVKAESRLHEEVGSVQAAASQREADLSSKFTDYEQKINEINVLNGKVVELEKELQLAQAAIANQKGAESQKLELEAALKKSLEEHETKKNEISLLQKQVLDFEEKSQQDSEKISLKGEESVGKKDELEVKSRDFNISTPTKRKSKKKSEATTAQASTSSAEPQTQTGQDSPFMNLKFILGTAIVSIIFGIILGKRY; encoded by the exons ATGGAAGAAGAGACAAAAGTCATTTCGGAAGTTCCAGTGACAAAGGTTGTTGAAGTGGATCACAAAGATTTTGACATTAAG AAAACCAATGGAGACTTGCCGGCCAAGGAAATAGCCGAAGGAAAGAAAGACGAGGAAGATAATGCCTCGGATGGAGAGTTCATTAAAGTCGAGAAGGAAGAGAATGTGGCTGACGAAACGTCCAACAAAACTGAAAGAAGCTCAGAACCTCCTAGCAGAGAGTTTCTTGAAGCGCAAGAGAAGGTTCGGGAACTCGAGGTTGAAGTGAAAACACTCGCTGAATCTTTGAAGACATCTGAACATGAAAACGCTGCGCTGAAGGGAGAGGtctcggaaacaaaagagaaactgAAAGAAAGCGGAAAGAAAACCGAAGAGCTTGAAGTAAGTCACAAGAAATTGCAAGAGCAGATTGTTGAAGCCGAGAACAAGTACAATCTGCAGGCCAGCACTCATGAAGAGGCTCTGCGAAGTCAAGAAGTTAAGCAGAAAGAGATTCTTGAagtgaaggaagcgtttgatgatcTGAACGTCAAGCTTGAGAGCTCCCGAAAGAAGACGCAGGAGTTGGAGCATGAGCTGCGAGTTTCTAAGGATGAGGCGCAGAAATTCGAGGAGCTGCATAAGCAAAGCATTTCGCAGGCTGAATCTGAGGGAAACAAGGTGATCGAATTTGAGAGACTACTTGAAGAAGCGAAATCGAGTGCGAAAGGCTTGGAAAATGAGATTGCTTCGCTGAAGGAAGAATTGAAGGGAGTTAATGATAAGGTCGCTGAAAAGGAAAAGGTTGAAGAAGCACTTAAAACAACTGCAGCTGAACTCTCTACCATCCAAGACGAATTGGCACTCTCCAAAACACAGGTATCAGAAGTTGAGCAAAGACTGTCGTCAAGAGACTCGCTAGTAGACGAGTTGACGAAGGAATTAAACCTGATAAAGACTTCGGAAACACAGATAAAAGAAGACTTGTCAGCACTGCAAAACCTATTTGTTTCTACGAAGGAAGAGCTAAAAGAAAAAGATTCCGAGTTGGAAAGCGCAAGGCTCAAGCTGCAGGAGGAAGAAACATCCAGAGAATCAATTCAAGTTTCATTCAAGAGCCAGGAAGCACAGTTTCTATCGGTACAAGAGGAACTGACTAAGCTCAATGCAGAGAAAAAGAGACTCGAGGAAACTTTTGAAGATCTAACCGTTAATGCGAAACACTTTAAGGAGTTGTCTGCTGATttagaggagaaactgaagcttTCGGAGGAAAACTTTAGTAAAACAGATTCTCTTTTATCTCAGGCGCTTTCGAACAACTCAGAGCTGGAGCTGAAGGTGAAGTCCTTGGAAGATCTTCATAATGAAGCTGGATCTGTCGCAGCTACTGCGACTCAAAGGAGTATTGAGCTCGAGGGACATGTTGAAGCTACAAATGCAGCTGCAGAAGAGGCAAAATCTCAGCTACGAGAGCTCGAAACACGCTTCATAACAGTAGAGCAGAAGAATGTTGAGCTTGAGCAACAATTGAATTCAGTGCAATCGAAAGCCAGCGAAGCTGAGAGAGACGTGATTGAATATTCCGAGAAAATTTCTCACCTCGATGCTAAATTGAAAGAGGCCGAGGAAGCGAAGAATCTTCTTAATGGCCTACTTCAGGAGCACACGGATAAGGTAAGTCAACTTGAATCAGATTTAAATCAATCAATCAAGCAGAAATCGCAATTGGAGGAGGAGCTGAAGAAACTCACTGACAAATGTTCTGAGCATGAAGATCGAGCCACCTCATACAATCAACGCAGCCTAGAACTAGAAGATTTAATTCAGAGCTCTCATTCAAAATCGGAAAGTGCTGAAAAGAGAGTGAGTGAGTTGGAGTTGCTACTTGAAACCGAGAAATACAGAATTCAAGAACTCGAACAACAAACAAGCGCATTAGAAAAGAAATATAATGATTCAGAAGAAAACTCCAATAAACATCTTGAAAATGTGTCTTATCTTACATCAGAACTCGAAGTGTTTCAAGCACGAACCTCAACCCTTGAAAGTTCACTGCAAGAAGCGAATGAAAgggaaaaagagttgaaagattctTTAAATGCTGCGACGGATGAAAAGAAAAAGTTAGAAGATTCTTTAAACAGTTTGAGCGAGAAGTTCTCCGAGGCAGAAAACCTATTGGAAATTGTGAGGGATGATTTAAATCTCACACAAGTTAAGTTGCAAAACACTGAAAATGATCTCAAGGCTGCTGAACTGAGAGAGAGCGAGATAAGAGAAAAACTTAATGCTACTGAAGAACATCTTGTTGTAAAGGGAAGAGATATAGAGCATACTACTGCTAGAAACTTAGAACTCGAATCGTTACATGAATCTGTTACAAGAGATTCCGAACAGAAGCTCCAAGAAGCTATTGAAAAATTCAACAGCAAAGATTCTGAGGTTCAATCTCTTCTTGAGAAAATCAAGATTCTGGAGGAGAATATCGCGGGAGCAGGTGAAGAGTCTGCATCTTTGAAGAGTGAATTTGAAGAGAGTTTGAGCAAACTCGCTTCTTTACAAAGCGAAAACGAAGATTTGAAAACGAAAATTATTGAAGCTGAGAACAAGACTTCACAGTCGTTTTCTGAGAATGAATTACTGGTTGGAACAAACACTCAACTGAAATCAAAGATCGATGAACTTCAAGAGTCACTGAATAGTGTTCTATCAGAGAAAGAAGTCACTGCTCAAGAGCTTGTTTCGCATAAGAGCTTAGTAGCTGAACTGAATGATGTACAATCAAAATCTTCCGCAATTCATTCTACCAATGAAGCTCGCATTCTTGAATTAGAATCCCAGTTACAAGAAGCTTTGCAGAAGCACACTGAGAAGGAATCAGAAACCAAAGAATTGAACGAGAAGCTGAATACTCTAGAAGGACAGATAAAGTTATACGAAGAACAGGCACGGGAAGCTGCTGCAACGTCTGAAACTCGTAAAGCTGAGCTTGAGGAGAATCTCGTAAAATTAAAGCATCTTGAAACAGTTCTTGAGGAGCTACAAAACAAGTCACTCCACCATGAAAAAGAATCTGCTGGAGTAAAGGAGGAAAATTCAAAACTTGTTCAGGAAATCGCTGTCTATGAATCCAAATTAACTGATTTACAGTCAAAGCTCACTGCAGAAGTTGCCGAGAAGGATAAGATATTTAACGAGACACTCTCATTGAAGAACGCCGCGGAAGACTTGGTGACAAAGCTCAGTGAGGAAGTACAGACATTAAAGTCACAG ATATCTTCGGCAATAGACGAGAAGAACTTGCTCAATGAGACTAATCAGAGTTTAAAGAAGCAACTTGAGTCTATGATACTTGACCTTGAAGAAAAGTTGAAGGAGCATCAGAAAAATGAAGACTCTTTGAGATCTGAGGTTGAAACACTCAAAGTTGAGATTGCTGAGAAATCTGTATTGCAAAGTCGGCTCCAGGAAATTGAAGCGCAACTCGTGAAAGCTGAATCtagactacatgaagag GTTGGAAGTGTTCAAGCTGCTGCCTCTCAAAGAGAAGCTGATTTGAGTTCAAAATTTACAGATTATGAACAAAAAATCAATGAAATAAATGTTCTGAATGGAAAGGTGGTAGAACTTGAGAAAGAGTTGCAACTTGCACAGGCTGCTATAGCTAATCAG AAAGGAGCAGAATCTCAGAAGTTGGAACTAGAGGCAGCCTTGAAGAAATCTCTAGAAGAACATGAAACTAAGAAAAATGAAATCTCTCTTCTACAAAAACAAGTACTAGATTTTGAGGAGAAATCGCAACAGGATAGCGAGAAAATCTCACTCAAG GGTGAGGAGAGTGTTGGTAAAAAGGACGAGTTGGAAGTGAAATCCCGAGACTTTAACATCTCGACTCCAACGAAAAGGAAGAGCAAGAAAAAGTCAGAAGCAACAACTGCTCAGGCATCAACTTCTTCGGCCGAGCCTCAAACTCAAACCGGCCAGGACTCGCCTTTCATGAATTTGAAGTTCATCCTTGGAACTGCTATTGTGTCGATTATCTTCGGCATAATTCTTGGAAAACGTTATTAA
- the LOC131605289 gene encoding uncharacterized protein LOC131605289: MGGRDGVSWLWDFHVAASALLDCPEAMQEAFELLELLGGLGPVDGVEDVIKWWPNSDGTFSVKSCTPLFRERLLDVGVEPNNLSAINLFWRSGVPSKIKIFGWRLMLNRLPSKDQLSKRNIIHRDEDKVCVLCVSVLENLEHLFFFCDFSKKVWENILIWMEVKLVGNVAGAEHILQCTQAVYGKTRKKNLCIIWLATVWMLWNTRNNFIFNNTSLVLDDVIVSIKLVSWIWHSIGAKKGGVLSFYFWLKAPLEAHKNC, from the coding sequence ATGGGTGGTCGCGACGGTGTTTCCTGGCTGTGGGATTTCCATGTAGCAGCGTCGGCGTTGCTGGATTGTCCAGAAGCGATGCAAGAGGCTTTTGAGTTGCTGGAGCTTTTAGGTGGTCTTGGTCCTGTCGACGGCGTTGAAGATGTGATCAAATGGTGGCCCAATTCTGACGGTACGTTTTCGGTGAAAAGTTGCACTCCGTTGTTTAGAGAACGTCTTTTAGATGTGGGGGTAGAACCAAATAATTTATCTGCAATTAATCTCTTCTGGCGCTCGGGTGTTCCatcaaaaataaagatttttggTTGGAGGTTGATGTTAAATAGGCTTCCATCAAAAGACCAATTGAGCAAAAGAAATATTATTCATAGAGATGAAGATAAAGTGTGTGTGTTGTGTGTCTCTGTGCTGGAAAATTTAGAACATTTGTTCTTCTTTTGTGATTTCTCCAAAAAGGTGTGGGAGAATATTCTTATATGGATGGAGGTGAAATTAGTTGGGAATGTGGCAGGGGCTGAACATATTCTGCAGTGTACCCAGGCAGTGTATGGCAAAACCAGAAAGAAGAATTTGTGCATCATTTGGCTTGCTACGGTGTGGATGTTATGGAACACAAgaaacaacttcatcttcaacaacaCTAGCCTTGTTTTAGATGACGTTATTGTTAGTATTAAACTAGTTTCTTGGATTTGGCATTCTATCGGTGCGAAAAAAGGCGGAGTGCTGTCCTTTTATTTTTGGTTAAAGGCTCCTTTGGAGGCTCATAAGAATTGTTAA
- the LOC131602251 gene encoding gamma aminobutyrate transaminase 3, chloroplastic, which translates to MHSLIRSTLRTKRASALVCAAVPRCFQENLLQAPLWSRSSSTESSLATDNSTADVKPGQGFKGHDMLAPFTAGWQATDLDPLVIEKSEGCYVYDINGKKYLDALAGLWSTALGGSEQRLVDAATTQLKKLPFYHSFWNRTTKPSLDLAKELLEFFTARKMAKAFFVNSGSEANDTQVKIVWYYNNALGRPNKKKFIALNKSYHGSTLIAASLSGLPAMHKNFDLPAPFVLHTDCPHYWRYHLPGETEEEFSTRLANNLEKLILKEGPETIAAFIAEPVMGAGGVILTPSTYFEKVQAVVKKYDILFIADEVICAFGRLGTMFGCDKYNIKPDLVSLAKALSSAYMPIGAVLVSPEINEVIHSQSSKLGIFSHGFTYSGSPVPCAVALESLKIYKERNIVDKVNKISPRFQDGIKAFSDSPIIGEIRGTGLISGTEFADNKSPNDPFPSEWGVAAYFGAQCEKNGMVVRVAGDNIMICPPLIISAEEVDELISKYGKALRATEKRVQELKSQRK; encoded by the exons GCTTCAGCTTTAGTATGTGCAGCAGTTCCCAGATGCTTTCAGGAAAATCTACTTCAGGCTCCCTTATGGTCTAGGTCAAGTAGTACAGAGTCTTCTTTGGCAACTGATAATTCAACTGCTGATGTGAAACCTGGCCAAGG GTTCAAGGGCCATGATATGCTTGCCCCTTTCACAGCTGGGTGGCAGGCTACTGATTTGGATCCTTTGGTTATTGAAAAATCTGAG GGATGCTATGTGTATGACATTAATGGGAAGAAATATCTTGACGCACTTGCTGGTCTATGGTCCACTGCCTTAG GGGGGAGCGAGCAACGCCTTGTTGATGCTGCCACTACACAATTAAAGAAATTGCCATTTTACCATTCCTTCTGGAATCGAACCACAAAACCTTCATTG GATCTAGCCAAGGAACTCCTAGAATTTTTTACAGCCAGAAAAATGGCTAAAGCTTTTTTTGTTAATAGTGGATCAGAAGCCAACGACACTCAG GTAAAAATTGTATGGTATTATAACAATGCACTTGGAAGACCAAATAAGAAGAAATTCATAGCGCTTAATAAATC GTATCATGGTTCAACATTGATAGCAGCCAGTCTTTCTGG TCTTCCGGCTATGCATAAAAATTTTGATCTGCCAGCTCCTTTTGTCTTGCATACTGATTGTCCACACTACTGGCGGTATCATCTTCCAG GTGAGACTGAGGAAGAGTTTTCAACCAGATTGGCTAACAATTTGGAGAAGCTAATTCTGAAAGAAGGGCCGGAGAca ATTGCTGCATTTATTGCAGAACCAGTGATGGGGGCTGGAGGCGTAATTCTTACACCGTCAACTtattttgaaaag GTCCAAGCTGTTGTTAAGAAGTATGATATCCTTTTTATTGCGGATGAG GTGATCTGTGCCTTTGGGAGGCTTGGGACAATGTTTGGATgtgataaatataatattaagccAGACCTTGTCTCCTTGGCAAAG GCACTTTCTTCGGCATATATGCCAATTGGAGCTGTTCTGGTGAGCCCAGAAATCAACGAAGTTATACATTCTCAGAGTAGCAAACTTG GAATATTTTCTCATGGGTTCACTTATTCTGGATCACCTGTACCCTGTGCTGTTGCACTTGAATCACTCAAGATCTACAA GGAAAGAAATATCGTTGACAAAGTGAACAAGATATCTCCTAGGTTCCAAGATGGTATAAAAGCTTTTTCTGATAGCCCAATCATTGGAGAG ATACGGGGAACTGGCTTGATCTCGGGGACCGAGTTCGCAGACAACAAATCACCTAATGATCCATTTCCTTCTGAATGGG GAGTAGCTGCCTATTTTGGAGCACAATGTGAGAAAAATGGCATGGTAGTTCGTGTAGCTGGAGATAATATCATGATATGTCCACCACTTATCATCTCCGCTGAAGAAGTTGATGAG TTGATCAGCAAATATGGGAAAGCTTTACGAGCTACTGAAAAAAGAGTACAGGAGCTTAAGTCTCAACGCAAGTAG
- the LOC131602252 gene encoding uncharacterized protein LOC131602252, translating into MDAMQIGLPVLGIVAAAVVTFYAVSFNEIREKSLPDWDEIESENGDFRRSSTSRQKRAKRQASKNNKT; encoded by the exons ATGGATGCAATGCAAATAGGTCTGCCAGTTTTGGGCATTGTTGCAGCTGCAGTTGTAACCTTCTATGCAGTGAGTTTCAATGAGATTAGAGAG AAATCACTTCCAGATTGGGATGAAATTGAATCAGAAAATGGAGATTTTAGACGATCATCCACTTCCCGACAGAAGCGAGCTAAAAGACAAGCTAGTAAAAATAACAAAACCTAA